From the genome of Pieris brassicae chromosome Z, ilPieBrab1.1, whole genome shotgun sequence:
tttataaatgacgTCCGTTATACCTAATTGTACACCGTGGGCGTAGCAAAGCTGTTGTAATGGTTCAATTAAGCGACCAACTTTCTTCATGACGCTGGCTCCATCGGTCGTTATACCGACTATGTCGTTATCAGCTGAACACAATACTCCGATGAGATACTTCAAAAAATGCGCGCTAGTtcaatattgtattaagtAGGCTGACTGTTAATAATTGTGTGttcattaacattaaaaaagcgCCAATTCATTCCAGATGTCCATTCATCTAACATGACTCTAAACCTATAGTCTTCATTCTTCAACTTCAAAAGAACTTCCTTCACTTTCATTTTGAGCATCGTTCCATAATTCATTACAATTTGTTTGATTGTATTTCGTGAAGAAGGCAATTTGAAATTGTTACCTTTCGCAACAAAAAGACTATGTCTTCGGAAGTACAATATACTCTGAATGGCAAACCATCTTCGGCTATGATTCTGGTAATCATTAACTCTTTATTTATGTTAGCATTCGATGGAAAATAATCActgattttctttttcttctgtGGTGTTTAGTAATTTTCACGACCTTCTGATGTAAATTGAGTCTCAACATCGACAATTACTATAGTAGACGCTGATGACGACGAAGGTAGTGATAAGCTATCTGGCTCCCGCGATAACTATTCCGCGGgatcgggattgcattccctaggCGGGAATGAAATCATTCTCGTAGAAAGAAACAACTAGTTCTTGTGGTTGAGTTTGCAAAAGTACACCCGCGTCTGTCGTGCTGTACAGCAGGGATCTGAAAGACGGTAAAAACACTGCTCGCTAAAATATACGTAGGTAAATAACACAACAATTAATCAAGAAAGCTGTTGTAAcagcatttataatatatccagtaatttataattcacTCAAAATAGTCGTATGGGGTGAAAATATTTAgtctaaaaaaattcatttaaaattaatttatggaaATAGATGATAGAGGAAGAAAGCTAagaaaaaaagataattaatatttcattatttatttatagagtactaacagaaaaagaaaaaagataacACAGGTACaaaagattttcttttttaaattgttgtatTCATGAAACGTATTAATAGGAAGGTTACGTGAAGCGAGAGCAGCTTGCGGCTGTTCTGCCTCCTCCCCTGTAAAATCGccttaaaacttttaaaatacactcAATAAGAATAAACTATACTAACAAGTCTTAACTCTGAGGAATCAGCAGAGCAATATGAATTgttctatagaaaaaaaagttttagtcCCGTACCTGCACACTAGCGTGTATAGGTGTATATGTGACGGTGAGTAATGGCGCCACAGTCCTGTTAGTTGTGGAGCAGTGAAGCCTCCTGTCCGTCATCCTGCTGTACCACACACACGTCACTCTACTTAAACCTTCACGAAAGCGAAAATGCTCCACCGCCAGCTTTTTCTGTATaagacaattataattttatcggACCACTGTCTAATTTGTCAATTAATTACAGCGTAGGGAAAAATTGACAAAGATAAATAGTGCTTTAATTACGTGCGTATACGTATGCGTATAGTTGTTTAGTTCTAATGAAGCATAGAGTAAGACAGAcatcaaacaataattaaagatgTGCGTATTTAATGTTCTTAAATCTAACCAAAaggaaatgttaatttaattcaatctAATAAAATTGAGCGATaacattagttattttatgatttttgcGTGTAGCGGACCAAATAAGTGTCTAAGAAAACTTAGTCCTGTCGGATCTGGCGTAGATGATAAATTTtacctattttaattaacctaaTTTAATTCTATGAAAAAAGAGGACACCCACCAGAAACCTGGAATAAAATGGATAGCGGGGCAGGATTAGAAAATTGTGGCGACGAAGAGAGAATGTGGcagaatttggaggaggcctaacCTCCGTCGGAGATCGGGTAATAGTGTAAAACATAATAGCATGGACTTAATGTGGTACTcgaataaaggctatttttatttatttacttttttatttttataattctatgTTACTCATTGCTAAAGGCAATACCATAGTTTATACTCTTGGTTAACTCCGAACGAAACTGGGGTTTCAAACGGACCTATACGCAATGAgctaatgttttaataaaattattaggcAGAAAATCAGTTTATTCTGCTagactttttattaaactaagaaTCATGAATTAATCATTAACTTTCGTCGCGTCGcgagaatattaataaagcgATGTCTAATATTGATTG
Proteins encoded in this window:
- the LOC123718726 gene encoding uncharacterized protein LOC123718726 isoform X3, producing the protein MADKSVKKLKIFLDLSASSTSKQSCSALMEVIEAAMNISTSVMSQEEVTHGACTDIVRAAEEISTHTDNVQGHKKKLAVEHFRFREGLSRVTCVWYSRMTDRRLHCSTTNRTVAPLLTVTYTPIHASVQIPAVQHDRRGCTFANSTTRTSCFFLRE
- the LOC123718726 gene encoding uncharacterized protein LOC123718726 isoform X2: MADKSVKKLKIFLDLSASSTSKQSCNAPFACYCSALMEVIEAAMNISTSVMSQEEVTHGACTDIVRAAEEISTHTDNVQGHKKKLAVEHFRFREGLSRVTCVWYSRMTDRRLHCSTTNRTVAPLLTVTYTPIHASVQIPAVQHDRRGCTFANSTTRTSCFFLRE